In the Agromyces flavus genome, TAGACGCGCTCGACGTCGTACGGCGAGAACAGGTACATGTCCTCGTTGTTCTTCGCGAGCTCGAATGTGATGTCGGGGATGACGACACCGAGCGAGAGCGTCTTGATGCGGATCTTCTCGTCGGCGTTCTCGCGCTTGGTGTCGAGGAATCGCATGATGTCGGGGTGGTGCGCCGACAGGTACACCGCGCCCGCGCCCTGGCGTGCGCCGAGCTGGTTGGCGTAGCTGAACGAGTCCTCGAGCAGCTTCATGACGGGGATGATGCCGCTCGACTGGTTCTCGATCTGCTTGATCGGTGCACCCGACTCGCGGATGTTGCTGAGCAGCAGGGCCACGCCGCCGCCGCGCTTCGACAGCTGCAGCGACGAGTTGATGCCGCGGGAGATGGACTCCATGTTGTCTTCGATGCGGAGCAGGAAGCACGAGACGAGCTCGCCGCGCTGCGCCTTGCCCGTGTTGAGGAACGTGGGCGTCGCGGGCTGGAAGCGGCCGGCGATGATCTCTTCGACGAGGTCGATCGCGAGCTGCTCGTCGCCGCCGGCGAGGCCGAGCGCGGTCATCACGACGCGGTCTTCGAAGCGCTCGAGGTACCGCTTGCCGTCGAACGTCTTCAGCGTGTAGCTCGTGTAGTACTTGAACGCGCCGAGGAAGGTCTCGAAGCGGAACTTCTTCGAGTACGCCAGGTCGTTGAGCTTCTGGATGAACTCGAACGAGTACTGCTCGAGCACCTCGGGCTCGTAGTACTCCTTTTCGACGAGGTAGTCGAGGCGCTCCTTGAGGGAGTGGAAGAAGACCGTGTTCTGGTTGACGTGCTGCAGGAAGTACTCGCGCGCCGCCTCACGGTCTTTCTCGAACTGGATCTTTCCGTCGGCGCCGTACAGGTTCAGCATCGCGTTGAGCGCGTGGTAGTCCATTCCCGCGTTGCTCGTGCGCGGTGCGTCGATGACGCTCACGCCACTGTCGCGGCCGGATGCTGCTGCGTTGACCAAAATGCGTCCAATCCCTCGTCGACGGCGCGAACGTCGTCTGGTGTTCCGAACAGTTCGAAGCGATACAGGTGCGGCACGTGGCACTTCGCGGCGATGATGTCGCCGGCGAGGCCGTAGGCCGTTCCGAAGTTGGTGTTGCCCGCGGCGATGACGCCGCGGATGAGGGCGCGGTTGCGCGGGTCGTTCAGGAACCTGATGACCTGCTTGGGCACCGCGCCATGACCGTCGCCGCCGCCATAGGTCGGCACGATCAGCACGTAGGGCTCGTCGGCGACGAGCGGGGCATCCTTCGCATGCAGCGGGATGCGCTCTGCCGGCCGGCCGAGCTTCTCGACGAACCGGGCGGTGTAGCCCGAGACGCTCGAGAAGTAGATGAGGTTCGTCATTGCTGCTCCAGGTTCCGCATCACGACCCCCGGTCGCTGCTCCCGGGAGCCGTTACGCGAGCCGGCTCGCCAGCTCGTCGATCTTGTCGGGGCGGAAGCCCGACCAGTGGTCCTCGTCGGTGATGACGACCGGGGCCTGCAGGTAGCCGAGCTCCTTGACGGCGGCGAGCGCCTGCTCGTCCTGTGAGAGGTCGAGCACCTCGTAGTCGATGCCCTTGCTGTCGAGGGCTCGATACGTCGCGTTGCACTGCACGCAGGAAGGCTTGGTGTAGACCGTGACCGTCATGTCGAAACCCCTCGTCTCTGGCCCCTGAAGGAGCCGTCTCCCCCGGTGTTGCTGGTGTCCTTCAATACTACATCTAGTGGCTGAGCAAATGCACGACCACAAGATGATGTAGTTACATCCGTGTAGTTTTCCACCGCGTTCTCCACCGTCCATCCCCAGCCCGAAGACCCCGTGACCGGCGGATTTCCGCGGTTCCGCTGCCGGTTCTCCACAGGCCCGCTCGTTCGAGCGGATTCTGCCTGTGAACAGATGCCGGGCGTGTCGCGGCGTGTCGCGCCATCCCGATATCTGGGCCTTCATGGCCCGCCGACCCCAACATGTGGTGTTGTCCGCATTCATGCTCGCACCACCCACCGACATTCGAGCGGCAGATGCCACGGCGCGTCGCGGCGGCAACGCGACATCCGCTCGCTCTCGCCCCGTCGCGGTCGCACAAGCGAGGTTTCTGGGCCGAAGGCGGTTCGCCTGCGTGCCTCAGGCCCACAAACCTCACTTGAGCGGATGTCGCGACGCCGCGTGGCGCGGGCGCGCGGGCGCGTGGGAGCGCGGAGGCGCAGGCACGGAGGTGGGAAAGCCCTGTCGGATCGACGCGCACCCCGGTAGCGTGGCCCGCGGACCGAACCCCCGCAGCCCGGACCTGCGAAGGAGGACCGCATGGCCCCGTCCCACACCGTGATCTCGCGCGACGGCACGTCGATCGCCTACGACCGGGAGGGTGACGGCCCGCCCGTCATCCTCATCGGCGGCGCGTTCCAGTTCCGCGCGTTCGACCCGACCACGAAGCAGCTCGCGAAGCTGCTCGCCGGGCGCGGCTACTCGGTGATCAACTACGACCGGCGGGGGCGCGGCGAGAGCACGCACGAGGGCAGCATGACCCTGGCCGACAGCATCGCCGACCTCTACGCCATCGTCACCGAGCTCGAGCGCACGGGCGATGCGCCCCAGGGCGTCGCGCTGTTCGGCAATTCGTCGGGCGGCGCGATCGCGCTCGCGGCCGCCGCGGGCGGGCTGCCCGTGAGCGCGCTGGTCATGTTCGAGGTGCCGCTCGACCGCGAGGGCGGCTCCGAGGGCGAGGAGTTCCTCGCCGGCCTGCGCGATCGCATCGCCGGCGACGACCCCGACGCGGTCGTCGAGTACTTCATGAAGGACATGCCGCCCGAGTGGCTCGAGCAGGCGAAGTCGAGCCCGTCGTGGCCGATCATGGTGCGCATCGGGCCGAGCCTCGAGGCGGATGCCGAGTCTCTCGCCTGGTCGCAGTCGGCACCGCATTCCGAACTGCTCGGCGGCATCCAGGCGCCCACGCTCGTGCTCGTCGGCGAGGAGACGCTCGACGCGATGGGACCCTCGGCCGACGCGATCGCCGCCGCCCTGCCGAACGCCGAGCGCCGCGCCATCCCGGCCGCCCAGCACCAGTGGCAGCCCGAGCAGATGGCTGAGACCATCGCGGAGTTCCTCGACGCGCACGTCGAGCGCTGACTCGCTCGCGCACGGGGCCCAACCGCCCTACGGCCGGACGAACACCTCGACGACGACGATCATCAGCACGGTCGCGGCGGCGATCCCAAGCCCGCCGATTCCGAACCACAGGCCGATCCGCTGGTCGCGACTCAGGGTCCTGTTCAGGCCGAGGCGCGAAGCCGCCTCGTGGATCTTCTTCTTCACGGCGGCGGAGTCGAACGCGATGTCGACGACGGGCTCCACCGCACCCCGGTCCGAGATCCCGATCTCGATCTTCCGCTGGTACGTGGTGATCGAGCCCGACCGTCTCGACACTCCGGCCCCGAACGACGGGATCATCTCTTGACCGCCCACGCCGACCTTCCACTCGATGGTGCGGCTCACGTCGTTCACGCTGTAGTTTCGCGCGGCCTCGTCGACGGCGACCTGGTAGGCGAAGGTCTGCTCGAGTCCGTTGCGGCTGAGGGGCATCCACCACTTCGCGTCTGCGAGGTCGAGCAGGACCTCGAACCCGCGCTCGGTGCGGCTGATCGTGTACGCCGTGTCCGCGAGGTGCGGCTCGAGTTCGGCGATGAGGGACTCGGTCAGGTCTCGGGTGGAGTTCACTCGACGATCGTATTGGCCTCCCGCTCGGCTCACTCGGCGGGCTGCGTCTCGAGCAATCGCTTGAGCGCCTGGGCGGTCGGTGAGCGGATGGCCGCACGCGCGACGCACGGAAGCCGGGCGAAGGTCGCGCGGAGGACGGACGCGTGACGGGCGACACCGGGGTGGAAAACACCCGATGCCGCCCGTTTCTCGCGTGCCGGCCGGTTACGCGGCCCGGGCCACCTCGACAGGCTCGCGCACCGAGCGGAGGGCGGTCGCCCACGTCACGAGCTGGTCGAGCTGCGCGGCGAGCATGCCGGCGTGGTTGTCGGCCGGCTTGAACGTCGTGAACGCCTCGAAGTCGGTGAGCAGCGAGAACGACACTTGCTGGCGCACGTCGGCGATCTGGATCTCGCCGAGGATGAGCCGCAGATGCTCGGCGGCACGCGTGCCGCCGGCCGAGCCGTAGCTGACCAGGCCCGCAGCCTTGTTGTTCCACTCGCGGTAGACGAAGTCGATCGCGTTCTTCAGCGCGCCGGACGTCGAGTGGTTGTACTCGGGCGTCACGAAGATGTAGCCGTCGAACGAGTCGACCTTCTCGGCCCACGCCTTCGTGTGCTCGTGCGCGTACTGGCCTGCCGCGGCCGGGATCGCCTCGTCGAGGTGCGGAAGTGCGAAGTCGGCGAGGTCGACGAGCTCGAACTCCGCGTTGGTGCGCGACTGCGCCCGCTCGAGCACCCAACGCGCGACCTGGTCGCCGACCCGACCGGGCCGGGTGCTGCCGATGATGATGCCGATCTTGACTCGGGACATCTTCCATCCTCTCTTGAAGTTGTTGACACGTCAACCAAATTCACGTAAGATGGGTTCATGTCATCTGCCGAGGAGCCACTGCTCGAGGCGGATGACTGGACCTTCTTCGACGGGTTCGTGGGGATGCACTTCGAGCTCGCCCGCGAACTCGACCGCCGACTGCAGGACGACGTCGGCATCTCGCAGCCCGACTACGGCGTGCTGCTCACGCTCTTCCGCACGCCCGAGCGCCGCCTGCGCCCGGGCGCGCTCGGCGAGATGATGGGCTGGGAGAAGAGCCGGGTCTCCCATCACCTCACGCGCATGGCCTCGCGCGGGCTAATCGAGCGCATCGAGTGCGACACCGACGGTCGCGGATCGCTCATCGTGATGACACGCCTCGGCCGTCTCGCGTTCCTTCGCGCGACGCGCGAGCACGGGCGCGACATCCGCACCCTGTTCCTCGACGTGCTCGAGCCCGACGAGCGGCGAGCGATCGCCGACGCGTCCGCCCGCGTGCGGGCGCGGATCCGCGAGCTGCGCGAGGCCGCCGCTGGCTGAGCGAGTCGTTCCAGCGATTCGGCGAGGTGACGCGAACGGCGCGATATCGCGCTGAATGGAGCGCTTCGCGTCACCTCGAGGCTGAGCCCGGACCGCGCCCCCGGTCGCAATGACCCCGAGGTGACCCGATCTGCGCGTGATCCCGCGGGATGGAGCGCTTCGCGTCACCTCATGCGTTGGGCCGGGCGCTCGCCCCGGGATGGACCGGGACGTGAGGCCCGGCCGGCGGACGGGCGGGCGACGACGGCGACGGCAGCGACGTCAGGACGTGACGGCCGCCCGGTCGCGCGACGGCGCGGCCGTGCTCGTGCGCACCACGAGGTCGGGCACGCGCGGGGCCGGCATGCGATCGTCGTCGCCGAGCACGGTGAGCACGCCGGCCATCGCGTCGCGACCGAGCGCGTCGAAGTCCTGGCGGATCGTCGTGAGGGGCGGCGCGAAGAACGCCGCCTCGGGGATGTCGTCGAAGCCCACCACGCTCACGTCGCCCGGCACCGAGCGGCCCGCCTCGGCGAGCGCGTGCATCACGCCGAGCGCCATCTGGTCGTTCGAGACGAACACCGCGGTCATGTCGGGGTCGGCCGCAAGCGCGCGGCCGTGCACGTACCCGCTGCCGGGCGACCAGTCCCCCACGAGCGGCTCGCGCGCCGGCAGGCCGTGGTCGCCGAGCGCGGCGGCCCATCCGCGGACGCGCTCCGCGGCATCCATCGCGTTCAGGGGTCCGGCGACATGGCGTATGGCTCGGTGCCCGAGTCCGATGAGGTGCTCGACCGCGAGGCGTGCGCCGGCGTACTGGTCGAGCCAGACGCGGTGCATGGCACCTCGCTCCTCGGACGCGACCGCCACGATCGGCACCCCGAGCTCGATGCCGTCGAGCGCGTCGAGCGCGGCGCGCTGCGCGGCGATGAGCACGATCGCCTCGACGTTCTGGCGCACGAGCAGCTCGGCGGTCGAGCGCATGCTCGCGGCATCCGTCTCGAGCATGCTGGCGGTGATCACCGCGTACCGGGCGTCGCGCGCCGCTTCGTTGAAGTGCAGCGCGGTCGAGGATGGCCCGTAGTCGGGCGCCCCTGTGACGATCAGCCCGAGGGTGCGCGTGCGACGCGTGACGAGGGCGCGCGCCGCGGGCGACGGCACGTACCGCAGCTGCGTGATCGCCTGCTCGACGCGGGCCCGCGTGGCCGGGCGCACGTTCGGCAGGTCGTTGAGCACACGCGACACCGTCTGGTGCGACACGCCCGCGAGCCGAGCGACGTCGAAGATCGTCGCCGCCCGGGTCTTGTCGTCGTGCTCGGCCACTCGCTGCCTGGCTCCCTGCCCCGCGCCGCCGGCGCGCTCGTCCATGTCGATTATCCCGCCCGGGGAAGCCCCGGTCGGGGAGGCGGAGCGCCCGGTCCGCGGTGGGAACGGGCGCTGCGCCATCCGCTCTCGCTCACCGCCGCCGTGCCGTGAGCACCTTCTGCAGGATGATGAACACCAGCAGCAGCGCGCCGATGAAGATCTTGGTCCACCACGACGAGAGCGTGCCCTCGAACGTGATGATGGTCTGGATCACCCCGAGCACCAGCACGCCGAGCACCGAGCCGAGCACGAAGCCGTACCCGCCGGTGAGCAGCGTGCCGCCGATGACGACCGCGGCGATGGCGTCGAGTTCGGTGCCGATCGCCGTCAGCGGGTAGCCCGAGAGCGTGTAGAAGGTGAAGAGCACGCCCGCCAGGCCCGAGCAGAAGCCCGAGATCACGTAGACGAGCACCTTGGTGCGCGCGACCGGCAGGCCCATGAGCAGACCGGATGTCTCGCTGCCGCCGATCGCGTAGACCGTGCGGCCGAAGCGTGTGGCGTGCAGCACCCACACCGCGATCGCGACCACGACGAGCGCGATGATCACGCTCGGCGTGATGGACATGCCGCCGCCGAGCGGGATGCGCGAGACCGCGAGCTGCACGAACGTCGGCTCGGTGATCGAGATCGAGCTCTGGCTGATCACGTAGCAGAGGCCGCGCGCCAGGAACATCGCGGCCAGCGTCGCGATGAACGGCTGCACCTTGAACACGTGGATCATGAGGCCAACGAGAAGCCCGAGCACGCTCGTCAGCACGAGGATGAGCGGGATCACGACCGCGGGCGACCAGCCCGTCTGCAGGGTGTTCGCGGCGATCATGCCGCTGAGGGCGACCACCGCGCCGACCGACAGGTCGATGCCGCCGGTCAGGATCACGAACGTCATGCCGACCGCGAGCACGATCAGGTACGCGTTGTCGACCAGCAGGTTGAGGAACACCTGTCCCGAGAAGAACCCGCGGTAGCGGATCCCGCCGACGACGAACACGGCGACGAACAGGATGGCGGTGACCGTGACGGGCCCGTACTTCGGACTGGTCAGCAGTGCGGCGGCGGCGCGGCCCGCGCGTGCGATCGGGCTGCCGCCGGATGGCGCTGGGCCGGTGCCCCGGCCGCGTCCGGCGGCCCCGCGGCCGGCGCCGCGGGTCGGGCGCGCCGCGCGCCGGGCGCTGCCACGCGAGGGGCGATCAGGGGCGTCGAGCAGCTTGGTCATGATGCGGCGAGCCCCTTCCCGGCTCGGACGGCGAGGCGCCTGCGGAACCCGCTGAGCGCCTGTGCCGTGGTGGGCGACTGGAGGAGGCAGACGACGGTCACGACCGCCGCCTTGAACACCATGGTCGCGATCGGCGGGATGCCGACCGTGTAGACCGTGGTCACGAGGGTCTGGATGACGAGCGCCCCGACCAGCGTGCCGAGCAGCGTGTACCGGCCGCCGGCGAGTGATGTGCCGCCGATGACGACCGCGAGGATCGCGTCGAGCTCGATGAACAGGCCCGTGTTGTTGGCATCCGCCGCGGCGGTGTTGGCGGTGAGGATGAGGCCGGCGATCGCCGCGCAGAACGCGCTGAACGTGTAGACGGCGAACAGCAGCCCGCGTGCGCGCACGCCCGCCTGGCGGCTGGCCTCGGGGTTGATGCCGACCGACTCGATGAACATGCCGAGCGCGGTGCGCCGCGTGATGAGCGCCGCGGCGCCGAACACGACGGCCGCGATGATGGCCGCGATCGGGAGCCCGAGCCAGAAGCCCGAACCGAGCGCCTTGAACGGCGGGCTGTTCACGGTGATGATCTGGCCCTCGGTGATGAGCATCGCGACGCCGCGGCCCGCGGTCATGAGGATCAGCGTGGCGATGATCGGCTGGATGCCGAGCACGGCGACGAGGAACCCGTTCCACACCCCGAGCACGAGCGAGATCAGCAGCGCGACGGTGACCGCGACCGCGACGGTCGCCGAGCTCGCCGGCTCGGGCGAGCCGAGGATGATCGAGCACGCGACCGCGCCCGAGATCGCGGCGACCGCGCCGACCGAGAGGTCGATGCCCCGGGTCGCGATGACGAGCGTCATGCCCACCGCGATGATGAGCGTCGGCGCCCCGTTGCGCAGGATGTCGATGAGGCTGCCGAACAGGTGCCCGTCGCGCACCGTGATCGTGAAGAAGCCGGGGAACGCGATGAGGTTGATCGCGAACAGGACGAGCAGCATCACGACCGGCCAGAACAGCCGGCTGGCGACGATGCGGGCGAGCAGGGCGCTCATCGGGTGCCTCCTGCGGCGGGGTCGGTGGGTTCAGGGGTGACGGATGTCGCGCGGGCGCCGGCCGTGACGGGCGCGGGCGCTGCCGCGGCACCGGATGTCGCAGGCGCCGGCGC is a window encoding:
- the nrdI gene encoding class Ib ribonucleoside-diphosphate reductase assembly flavoprotein NrdI, coding for MTNLIYFSSVSGYTARFVEKLGRPAERIPLHAKDAPLVADEPYVLIVPTYGGGDGHGAVPKQVIRFLNDPRNRALIRGVIAAGNTNFGTAYGLAGDIIAAKCHVPHLYRFELFGTPDDVRAVDEGLDAFWSTQQHPAATVA
- the nrdH gene encoding glutaredoxin-like protein NrdH, encoding MTVTVYTKPSCVQCNATYRALDSKGIDYEVLDLSQDEQALAAVKELGYLQAPVVITDEDHWSGFRPDKIDELASRLA
- a CDS encoding alpha/beta fold hydrolase, with the protein product MAPSHTVISRDGTSIAYDREGDGPPVILIGGAFQFRAFDPTTKQLAKLLAGRGYSVINYDRRGRGESTHEGSMTLADSIADLYAIVTELERTGDAPQGVALFGNSSGGAIALAAAAGGLPVSALVMFEVPLDREGGSEGEEFLAGLRDRIAGDDPDAVVEYFMKDMPPEWLEQAKSSPSWPIMVRIGPSLEADAESLAWSQSAPHSELLGGIQAPTLVLVGEETLDAMGPSADAIAAALPNAERRAIPAAQHQWQPEQMAETIAEFLDAHVER
- a CDS encoding NADPH-dependent FMN reductase, whose amino-acid sequence is MSRVKIGIIIGSTRPGRVGDQVARWVLERAQSRTNAEFELVDLADFALPHLDEAIPAAAGQYAHEHTKAWAEKVDSFDGYIFVTPEYNHSTSGALKNAIDFVYREWNNKAAGLVSYGSAGGTRAAEHLRLILGEIQIADVRQQVSFSLLTDFEAFTTFKPADNHAGMLAAQLDQLVTWATALRSVREPVEVARAA
- a CDS encoding MarR family winged helix-turn-helix transcriptional regulator gives rise to the protein MSSAEEPLLEADDWTFFDGFVGMHFELARELDRRLQDDVGISQPDYGVLLTLFRTPERRLRPGALGEMMGWEKSRVSHHLTRMASRGLIERIECDTDGRGSLIVMTRLGRLAFLRATREHGRDIRTLFLDVLEPDERRAIADASARVRARIRELREAAAG
- a CDS encoding LacI family DNA-binding transcriptional regulator, translating into MDERAGGAGQGARQRVAEHDDKTRAATIFDVARLAGVSHQTVSRVLNDLPNVRPATRARVEQAITQLRYVPSPAARALVTRRTRTLGLIVTGAPDYGPSSTALHFNEAARDARYAVITASMLETDAASMRSTAELLVRQNVEAIVLIAAQRAALDALDGIELGVPIVAVASEERGAMHRVWLDQYAGARLAVEHLIGLGHRAIRHVAGPLNAMDAAERVRGWAAALGDHGLPAREPLVGDWSPGSGYVHGRALAADPDMTAVFVSNDQMALGVMHALAEAGRSVPGDVSVVGFDDIPEAAFFAPPLTTIRQDFDALGRDAMAGVLTVLGDDDRMPAPRVPDLVVRTSTAAPSRDRAAVTS
- the yjfF gene encoding galactofuranose ABC transporter, permease protein YjfF, yielding MTKLLDAPDRPSRGSARRAARPTRGAGRGAAGRGRGTGPAPSGGSPIARAGRAAAALLTSPKYGPVTVTAILFVAVFVVGGIRYRGFFSGQVFLNLLVDNAYLIVLAVGMTFVILTGGIDLSVGAVVALSGMIAANTLQTGWSPAVVIPLILVLTSVLGLLVGLMIHVFKVQPFIATLAAMFLARGLCYVISQSSISITEPTFVQLAVSRIPLGGGMSITPSVIIALVVVAIAVWVLHATRFGRTVYAIGGSETSGLLMGLPVARTKVLVYVISGFCSGLAGVLFTFYTLSGYPLTAIGTELDAIAAVVIGGTLLTGGYGFVLGSVLGVLVLGVIQTIITFEGTLSSWWTKIFIGALLLVFIILQKVLTARRR
- a CDS encoding ABC transporter permease, which encodes MSALLARIVASRLFWPVVMLLVLFAINLIAFPGFFTITVRDGHLFGSLIDILRNGAPTLIIAVGMTLVIATRGIDLSVGAVAAISGAVACSIILGSPEPASSATVAVAVTVALLISLVLGVWNGFLVAVLGIQPIIATLILMTAGRGVAMLITEGQIITVNSPPFKALGSGFWLGLPIAAIIAAVVFGAAALITRRTALGMFIESVGINPEASRQAGVRARGLLFAVYTFSAFCAAIAGLILTANTAAADANNTGLFIELDAILAVVIGGTSLAGGRYTLLGTLVGALVIQTLVTTVYTVGIPPIATMVFKAAVVTVVCLLQSPTTAQALSGFRRRLAVRAGKGLAAS